The Thermomonospora curvata DSM 43183 DNA segment GCTGATCGCGGCCGCGGTCGTCCCCGTGGTGATGCTGCGGGAATCCGACGCCTCCCCCGCGGCCCGGCCCGGGCGCAGCGAGCCGCCCGCCGTGGGCGCGATGCAGGCCGCCGCCGCCACCGACCAGGTCCGCGGGCGGCAGTGGTACCTGAACGCGCTGCGCGTCCCCAAGGCCTGGCGCTGGGGCAAGGGCGAGGGCGTCACCGTCGCGGTGCTCGACACCGGAGTGGACGGCCGGCACCGGGACCTGATCGGCCAGGTCACCAACGGCCCCGACTACACCGGCCGCACCCGCCGTCCCGGAGGCAGGTACTGGGGCGGGCACGGCACCGCGATGGCCGGCATCATCGCCGGGCACGGCAACGGCCCGGCCGCATCGGCCGGGATCATGGGCATCGCCCCCCAGGCCAAGATCCTGTCCATCCGGGTGACCTGGGAGAACGACGATCCGCTGCGGCGCAGCGGCGCACTGGACGGCCGCAACCGCGACGCCGTCGCCCGGGGCATCAGGTACGCGGTGGACCAGGGCGCCGACATCATCAACATGTCGCTGGGCGGCGGCCGGTCCTACTACAACGGCAGCTCCAGCGAGGAGGCGGCGATCAAATACGCCCTCTCCAAGGGCGTCGTGCTGATCGCCTCGGCCGGCAACGATGGGACCGGCGCCAACCGCAAGAACTTCCCCGCCGCCTACCCCGGCGTGATCGCGGTCGGGGCGGTGGACCGGCGGCTGCAGACCTGGCCGGAGACCAACCGCAACTCCTATGTGTCGGTGTGCGCGCCCGGCGTGGACATCATCAGCACCGCCCCCGGCAACCGGTACGTGCTGGGCACCGGCACCAGCCCGTCGTCGGCCATCGTCGCGGGCGTGGCCGCGCTGATCCGCTCCCGCTACCCGCAGCTGACCCCCGAACAGGTCCGCCAGGCGCTGATCCGCGGCTCCATCCCGCGCGCCGGCACGGGCGTGTGCGCCAGGTCGCTGGACGCGGTGCGCGCCGTCTACGCCGCCCACCAGATCAACAAGACGGCGCACGGCGCCACCCCGGCCCCCACGGGCGACGCCACCTCCACCCCGGCTCCCGCCGCCGAGCCGGCATCGGCCGAGGAGCCCGGGGTCGTGCTGTGGAGCATCCTCGGCGGCGGCGCGCTGCTGGTCGTGGTCGGGGTGGTGCTCGGCTGGCGGCAGCGGCGCCGCCCGGAGGAGAGCGGCGCCGAGCCGTCCCGGGAACCGGCGATGGCCGTCGCGGGCGCGGCCCCGCCGGACGCCCCGGCGCGGCCGGCCGAGCCCTTGGCCGCCGGGTCCCCTCGCCCCGGTCGTTTCGCCCTGGAGCCGGAGCGGCCGGGCCGGGACGGCGGGCACGGCACCTTTGGCGCGCCCGCCGAGCCGCCGTGGGCGACCCCCGCGCCGGCGTCGTCCCCGGCGGAGGAGACGGGCGCCGCTGCGGGCTCCCTCACCCGCTCGTCCGCGCAGGACCCCCACCCGGCGACCGGGCCGTCCGGCAACGGCGGCCGGCACTCCCCGGACCTGGACGACCTTCATCCGTTCTCTCCGAGCGGCGAGCGGACGCAGCCGGCCGCCTCCGGCGACTCCCCGCCCTTCGGCACGGGCCTGCCGCCCGAGCCGCCCGGTCGGGGCGCGTCCTTCGCCGCCCTGGACGAGGACCCGTTGAGCACCGGTTTCAGCGGCCGGTTCGGCACCAGGTCCGGCAACGGCGATCCGTCCGCCTCGTTCGCCTGGGAGGACTGGCGCAACCGGCCCGAAGAGCCCGCCGCTTCGGACGCCGACGCCGGACCCGCCTCGCGCACTCCCCGCGCGGAGACCACCGGCTCCTTCCGGGAGAACTCCGCCGCGTCGGCGCCGTGGGAGGAGAAGCCCTCCGCTCGTTCCGTCCGGCCGGATAGCCCGGACCCTGAAGAGCGGCCGGCCGCCCCGGCGGACCTCCCCCAAGGAGATCCGGGCTCGCGCACCGCCCCGATCCCCAAGGTGGACCCGCAGCACCTGTCCTGGCTGCCGCCGGACGATGACGACTCCACCGGCAGGCCGGTCCCGCCGGAGGAGGAGCCCACCGGCGCGCTGCCGACCGTCTCCCCCTCGGCCGCCGATCTGCTGTCCGCCGGCCGGCCGGTCCCGCTGGAGGACGAGCCGACCAGCGCGCTGCCGGCCGTCTCCCTGACGGAGGCCGACGCGCCGGTCCCCTTGGAGGAGGCGGCCACCAGTGCGCTGCCGGTGGTCTCCGCGTCGGCCTCCGACGCGCCGGTCCCGTTGGAGGAGGCGGCGACCAGCACGTTGCCGAAGGTGCCCCCACGGGCCGCCGACCCCGGCGAGGGCGACGACCCTTGGCGCTCGTCAGAGGACGGGGAGCGGCGGCCGTCGTGGTGGTGACCGCCGGCGGTCAGGGCGCCGGGGCGATGCGCACCCGTGCTCCCGGCGGCAGCCCCAGGCGCTGCGCGGCGTTCCCGGTGTTGACCGCCAGCGCTATGCACCCCGCCGAGTCCGCGTAGGCGACCAGCTCCCCGGGCGTCACCGAGCCGAACGTCCGCCGGTAGGGCACCGTCAGGCGGCGCCTGCTCAGCGACAGCAGCATCGGCTCACCCGCCCGGACGCCCACC contains these protein-coding regions:
- a CDS encoding S8 family serine peptidase, whose translation is MPDEPPHREDLGGPGGRFTVVLTRVTATLAFVTLIAAAVVPVVMLRESDASPAARPGRSEPPAVGAMQAAAATDQVRGRQWYLNALRVPKAWRWGKGEGVTVAVLDTGVDGRHRDLIGQVTNGPDYTGRTRRPGGRYWGGHGTAMAGIIAGHGNGPAASAGIMGIAPQAKILSIRVTWENDDPLRRSGALDGRNRDAVARGIRYAVDQGADIINMSLGGGRSYYNGSSSEEAAIKYALSKGVVLIASAGNDGTGANRKNFPAAYPGVIAVGAVDRRLQTWPETNRNSYVSVCAPGVDIISTAPGNRYVLGTGTSPSSAIVAGVAALIRSRYPQLTPEQVRQALIRGSIPRAGTGVCARSLDAVRAVYAAHQINKTAHGATPAPTGDATSTPAPAAEPASAEEPGVVLWSILGGGALLVVVGVVLGWRQRRRPEESGAEPSREPAMAVAGAAPPDAPARPAEPLAAGSPRPGRFALEPERPGRDGGHGTFGAPAEPPWATPAPASSPAEETGAAAGSLTRSSAQDPHPATGPSGNGGRHSPDLDDLHPFSPSGERTQPAASGDSPPFGTGLPPEPPGRGASFAALDEDPLSTGFSGRFGTRSGNGDPSASFAWEDWRNRPEEPAASDADAGPASRTPRAETTGSFRENSAASAPWEEKPSARSVRPDSPDPEERPAAPADLPQGDPGSRTAPIPKVDPQHLSWLPPDDDDSTGRPVPPEEEPTGALPTVSPSAADLLSAGRPVPLEDEPTSALPAVSLTEADAPVPLEEAATSALPVVSASASDAPVPLEEAATSTLPKVPPRAADPGEGDDPWRSSEDGERRPSWW